GTGAATATTTGCTCCCGGATGAAGCTGCTTCCAGCGGTCTAGCAGCTCCGTTAGCTGAGGAACCGGCTGCGGCAGATAAGACTGGATCGCAAAGGACTGGCCGATGATCCGCCGGGCTTCATGGATGTCTGCCATGCGGCCCGCCTCAATCATCTGCACAGCCAGATTACCCAAGGCTGTGGATTCGGTTGGTCCGGCCAGCACTTCCCTGCCGGTAACATCCGCCGTCAGCTGGCACAGCAGCCTATTGTTAGCGCCGCCGCCGACAATTTGCAGCACTTCGATGCGCCCCCCGATGAGGTCTTCCAATTCAGACAGATAGCTGCGGTAGGATAGCGCCAGACTGTCGAAGATACAGCGGGCCAGCTCGCCCGCCGTCTGCGGCACAGGCTGGCTGCTCTCCAGGCAGGCCTGGCGGATCTCCTGAATCATATCGTCCGGGTTCAGGAACCGCGGATGATTGCAAGGAATCAGGCTGCGGAAGCCTGCGCATACACCGGCCTGCTCTGCCAGTTCCGCGAAGCTAAACCTTTCTCCGTCCAGCCTGCGCACTTCCTGGATCAGCCAGAGGCCCATAATATTCTTCAGGAACCTGTAAGTCCCGTAAGCGCCCCACTCGTTGGTATAATTGGCTGCCATCGCTCTGCGGTCATTAAGGGGGTGATCCAGCTCAACTCCCAACAGAGACCAGGTTCCGCTGCTAAGATAGGCTGACGCACGGCCCTTCTGAGCAGGCACACCAAGTACCGCAGATGCCGTGTCATGTGTAGCCACGCAGATCAGGCGGCACTCCGGTAGATCATACTCCGCGCGCAGCTCCTGCGTAATGAAGCCAAGATTTTCCCCAGGCTCAGTCAATGGAGCGAACTGTTCACGCCGCAGACCCAGGAATTCCAGCAGCTCAAGGTCGAAATCTCGGGTCGCAAGATTCAATAGCTGTGTCGTGGAGGCATTGGTAACCTCGTTCATCTTCCGTCCGCCGAGCCGGTAGTAGAGATAATCCGGCACCAGCAGGATCTGATCCGCCGTCTCCAGTTCTTCCCGGTCATGCGCATATAGCTGATACAGCGTATTGAAGGGAAGCTGCTGAATGCCCGTTTTGGCGTAGACCTTCTCTGGCGGAAGCAGCCGCCCGACTTCCTCCATCACCCTGTCGGTCCGGCGGTCGCGGTAGGCGTAGACCCCGCTTATCTGCTTGCCTTCGGCATCCAGCAGCACATAATCTACCGCCCAGGTATCAATCCCGAGGGTGCATTCGTGAATGCCTCTTAGCTTCGCCTGCTGCAGACCGTTAATAATTTCATTCAATAAATAATCCATATCCCAGAAGCAGGAGCCTTCCTGCTCCGTGAAGCCATTGCTGAAACGGTGAAGCTCCGCAAGGGTGAGGCTCCCGTCCACGAGCTGTCCGAGTACCAGCCGTCCGCTGGAGGCGCCGATATCGACGGCGATATGATGGGTCATAGGGAATCTCCTATTCTATGGGAGGTGATTTACAGAATTTTGCGGAATAACGCGATTACTTCATCTTTGGTAGGAATAAAAGGGTTACCGGGCGCGCAGGCATCCTTCATGGCGTTCTCAGCCAGCAGATCGAGATCTACTTCCGCTACCCCCAGCTCGGACAGCTTGGCAGGAATGCCAACCTCCTTGGACAAGGCCTTAATCGCTTCAATGACGTAATCCGCACATTCCTTGTCGCTGCGTCCTTCAGTCTGCATACCGGCCGCTCTGGCAATCGCTCTGAACTTCTCCGGCACATGCTTGGCATTCTCTTCTTCCACGTAAGGCAGCAGCATTGCATTGCACACGCCGTGCGGCAGATCATAGACCCCGCCGAGCTGATGGGCCATGGCATGCACGTAGCCTAAGCCTGCGTTATTGAAGGCGAGGCCGCCGAGAAAGATTGCATAGACCATCTGCTCACGCGCTTCAATATCGTGTCCGTTCGTTACCGTCCGCGCCAGATTGCCGAAGATCAGCTCCACCGCAGCCAGTGCGGTAGCATCGGTTACCGGATATGCGCCTGGAGTGACCAGCGCTTCAATCGCATGCGTCAGTGCATCCATGCCCGTTGCTGCCGTCAGCGCAGCAGGCTTATCGACCATCAGCTCCGGATCATTCACCGAGAGGGTGGCGATGCTGTTCTTGTCTACCATGACCATCTTGATCTTGCGCTCTTCATCCGTAATCACGTAGTTGATCGTCACTTCACTTGAAGTCCCGGCCGTCGTGTTCACCGCAACAATCGGCAGAGATTTATTTTTGGATTTGTGAACGCCTTCATAATCGGCAATATGCCCGCCGTTAGTGGCAACAATGCCGATGGCCTTGGCCGTATCCTGCGGCGAGCCGCCGCCGATAGAGATCAGATAGTCACATTCGTGCTGCTTCAGGAAGTCTACGCCGTCATGGACATTTTTGCAGGTAGGGTTCGGCTTCACTTCATCATATATCACATACTGAATTCCCGCTTCATCCAGCACAGCCAGCAGCCTTCCGGCGATTCCGCTCTTCATCAGGAACTTGTCTGTGACCACAAGCGCCTTGTTCAGCTTCAGCTCTTGAATGTACGGGGCGATGTCCTTCAGACAGCCCTTTCCCATAATGTTAATCGACGGCACATAATAGACATGAGTACTCATTGCTTAACCAGCCTCCCGGGCACATAAATAGTTAATGAACACTGTAAGCATACACTCCACCTGTTGACCTTCTCATCGTATCGCCGTTAATCTGTGTTGTCAACATTTTAAACACTAAATAAGTTGTTTTTATTTGTTTATTATTTGTTTCACGGGAAATAAACGATCATTATTGTGGGTTTCAGAGCAAATGAGGCTCACCATGTTGTACAACACAGAAATAACAGTCTATATTAAGACTATCAATTCTGGAAAGGTGATACGTATGCTCGCTGCCGAAAGACGCAAAAAAATAATCGACCTTGTCCATCAGGACAAACGGGTGCTGGTGTCCGATCTGAGCCGGATGTTCGAGGTTACTGAGGAGACGATCCGCAGAGACCTGGAGAAGCTGGAGAAGGATGGCATTGTGAGCCGTACCTACGGTGGAGCCATGCTGAACAGGCATACCAATGAGGATCTGCCTTTTCTGACCCGGGGAGCACTCAATACGGATATCAAACGCGCAATAGCGATCCAGGCGCTGGATCTGATTAATGACGGGGATACCCTGATGGTCGACCCCAGCTCGACTTCGTTTGAATTCCTGAAGCTGCTGGGTAATAAAAGTAATCTGACGATCATCACCAATTCGATCAACATTCTTCATGAGTTCGCGAGTTCAAGCCACAGCATTATTTCTACAGGCGGCTCACTCCGCCACCGTTCCCTGTCGCTTGTCGGCCCCTTAGCCCATGAGACCATCCAGCGCTACAATGTGGACACCGCCATAATCAGCTGCAAGGCCCTCGATATGGGCCGCGGGGTCACCGATTCCAATGAACCGGAATGTGAGCTGAAGAAATATATGCTGCGCCAGGCACAGAAGGTTGTGCTGCTCGCGGACCATACCAAGTTCGACCAGACGGCCTTCGCCAGGCTCGCAGAGCTAAGCCGGATCGATGTGCTGATTACCGACCGTAAGCCATCGGAAGCGTGGCTGAAGCTGTTGTCCGAGCAGAATGTGCAAGTATTGTACTAAGTTTATGGGAGATCTGTCATGGGAGATTCATCTTAGGGAGGAGAAATAATCAAATGGGCAAAAAGAGAATAACCTTACCTGCGGACTTCCGCGAGCTGGTTAAATCAGGGGATATCGATGCACTGAAGGCTGTTTTTGAGAAATGTGATTGGAATGCCACCTTGGGGTCTTACAAAGAACCCGCACTCAGCATCCGGCAGATTCCGGACGAGCTGGTCCGCTGGCTGGTGGAGCAGGGTGCCGACATTAACGCCAGGGACAAATATCAGCGCACCCCGCTGTATTCGCAGGCCGGAACCTGGTCCGGCAATATCCCTCTGTTCCTGGAGCTTGGTGCGGAGCTG
This genomic interval from Paenibacillus sp. FSL H8-0332 contains the following:
- the rhaB gene encoding rhamnulokinase, producing MTHHIAVDIGASSGRLVLGQLVDGSLTLAELHRFSNGFTEQEGSCFWDMDYLLNEIINGLQQAKLRGIHECTLGIDTWAVDYVLLDAEGKQISGVYAYRDRRTDRVMEEVGRLLPPEKVYAKTGIQQLPFNTLYQLYAHDREELETADQILLVPDYLYYRLGGRKMNEVTNASTTQLLNLATRDFDLELLEFLGLRREQFAPLTEPGENLGFITQELRAEYDLPECRLICVATHDTASAVLGVPAQKGRASAYLSSGTWSLLGVELDHPLNDRRAMAANYTNEWGAYGTYRFLKNIMGLWLIQEVRRLDGERFSFAELAEQAGVCAGFRSLIPCNHPRFLNPDDMIQEIRQACLESSQPVPQTAGELARCIFDSLALSYRSYLSELEDLIGGRIEVLQIVGGGANNRLLCQLTADVTGREVLAGPTESTALGNLAVQMIEAGRMADIHEARRIIGQSFAIQSYLPQPVPQLTELLDRWKQLHPGANIHNM
- a CDS encoding iron-containing alcohol dehydrogenase; amino-acid sequence: MSTHVYYVPSINIMGKGCLKDIAPYIQELKLNKALVVTDKFLMKSGIAGRLLAVLDEAGIQYVIYDEVKPNPTCKNVHDGVDFLKQHECDYLISIGGGSPQDTAKAIGIVATNGGHIADYEGVHKSKNKSLPIVAVNTTAGTSSEVTINYVITDEERKIKMVMVDKNSIATLSVNDPELMVDKPAALTAATGMDALTHAIEALVTPGAYPVTDATALAAVELIFGNLARTVTNGHDIEAREQMVYAIFLGGLAFNNAGLGYVHAMAHQLGGVYDLPHGVCNAMLLPYVEEENAKHVPEKFRAIARAAGMQTEGRSDKECADYVIEAIKALSKEVGIPAKLSELGVAEVDLDLLAENAMKDACAPGNPFIPTKDEVIALFRKIL
- a CDS encoding DeoR/GlpR family DNA-binding transcription regulator yields the protein MLAAERRKKIIDLVHQDKRVLVSDLSRMFEVTEETIRRDLEKLEKDGIVSRTYGGAMLNRHTNEDLPFLTRGALNTDIKRAIAIQALDLINDGDTLMVDPSSTSFEFLKLLGNKSNLTIITNSINILHEFASSSHSIISTGGSLRHRSLSLVGPLAHETIQRYNVDTAIISCKALDMGRGVTDSNEPECELKKYMLRQAQKVVLLADHTKFDQTAFARLAELSRIDVLITDRKPSEAWLKLLSEQNVQVLY